From a region of the Flavobacterium branchiarum genome:
- a CDS encoding phenylacetate--CoA ligase family protein — protein sequence MLRLFDLSLFINGFPIQEAKAELHKIIQFSEEDHAQFIKYKKEEIVAFHLHNNPFYAELVGSINANNWDDLPILNKQNLQIPLSARLSKGYNTKNIYCNKTSGSSGTPFVFAKDKYCHALTWASNSMRFGWYGIDFNTSYQARFYGIPMDFIGNKKERFKDFLSNRLRFPVFNLSDAVLEKFLQKFRTKKFDYLNGYTTSIVVFAKFLEKRDIVLKVICPSLKACFVTSEMLFESDKKCLEKQLGIPIINEYGASELDLIAFENPKGEWQINSETLFVEILNEDNQPVPNGTEGRIVITSLFNKAHPFIRYDVGDIGVLDKKSTLQKPILKKLIGRTNDVAILPSGKKSPGLTFYYITKSIIEDDGNVKEFVIKQTLLDTFEIEYVSEKELDSKQIQNIEKAISLYLEPNLNFLFIRKNNLERTNRGKLKQFKSFYIISKILYLFFN from the coding sequence ATGCTTCGACTTTTTGATCTTAGTCTTTTCATAAACGGCTTTCCTATTCAGGAAGCTAAAGCTGAATTGCATAAAATAATTCAATTTTCTGAAGAAGATCATGCTCAATTTATTAAGTATAAAAAAGAAGAAATCGTTGCTTTTCATTTGCATAATAATCCTTTTTATGCCGAATTAGTTGGTTCAATAAATGCCAATAACTGGGATGATTTACCGATTTTAAATAAACAAAATTTACAAATACCTCTTTCAGCGCGACTTTCAAAAGGATACAATACTAAAAACATTTATTGCAACAAAACATCGGGATCAAGCGGAACTCCTTTTGTTTTTGCAAAAGATAAATATTGTCACGCTTTAACTTGGGCTTCAAACAGTATGCGTTTTGGTTGGTACGGAATCGATTTTAATACTTCATATCAAGCTCGTTTTTATGGTATTCCGATGGATTTTATTGGAAATAAAAAAGAACGGTTTAAAGACTTTTTAAGTAACCGCTTACGTTTTCCTGTATTTAATTTGTCTGATGCTGTTTTAGAAAAGTTTTTACAGAAATTCAGAACCAAAAAATTCGATTACCTCAATGGTTATACAACTTCAATTGTTGTATTTGCTAAGTTTTTAGAAAAAAGAGATATCGTTTTAAAAGTTATCTGTCCCTCATTAAAAGCTTGTTTTGTCACTTCCGAAATGCTTTTTGAGTCTGATAAAAAGTGCTTAGAAAAACAATTGGGTATTCCAATTATTAATGAATACGGAGCATCTGAACTTGATTTAATAGCTTTCGAAAACCCAAAAGGCGAATGGCAAATTAATTCAGAAACTCTTTTTGTAGAAATTTTAAATGAAGATAATCAGCCTGTGCCTAATGGAACTGAAGGTAGAATTGTAATTACATCGCTATTCAACAAAGCACATCCGTTTATTCGATACGACGTTGGTGATATTGGAGTTCTCGATAAAAAAAGCACTTTACAAAAACCAATTCTTAAAAAGCTTATTGGAAGAACAAATGATGTCGCAATTTTACCAAGTGGTAAAAAATCGCCTGGTTTAACGTTTTATTACATAACTAAAAGTATAATTGAAGACGATGGAAATGTAAAAGAATTTGTCATCAAACAGACCTTATTAGATACTTTTGAAATTGAATATGTAAGTGAAAAAGAACTAGATAGTAAACAAATACAAAATATTGAAAAAGCAATTTCTTTATATTTAGAGCCTAACTTAAACTTTCTATTCATTAGAAAAAATAATCTGGAACGAACCAATCGTGGAAAATTAAAACAGTTCAAATCATTTTATATTATAAGTAAAATCTTATATTTGTTTTTTAATTAA
- a CDS encoding ORF6N domain-containing protein codes for MSDQSILSEETISNKIYLIRNQKIMLDRDLALLYGIETKALKQAVKRNISRFPDDFMFELTKIEFENWRSQFVTSNSDKMGLRHSPMAFTEHGVLMLSSVLKSDKAIQTNIQIMRIFTKVRQMLLDTTEIKIDILQIQKKLENHDKNIELVFSYLDELTEKKETDTERIKIGYKK; via the coding sequence ATGTCAGATCAATCCATACTCTCAGAAGAAACTATTTCAAACAAAATATACTTGATTCGCAATCAAAAAATAATGCTAGATCGTGATTTGGCGCTACTTTATGGTATCGAAACTAAGGCTTTAAAACAAGCAGTAAAAAGGAATATCTCAAGATTTCCAGATGACTTCATGTTTGAACTTACCAAAATAGAGTTTGAGAATTGGAGGTCACAATTTGTGACCTCCAATTCTGATAAGATGGGTTTACGCCATAGCCCAATGGCATTTACAGAACATGGTGTTCTTATGCTGTCAAGCGTCCTCAAAAGTGATAAAGCAATTCAGACAAACATTCAAATCATGCGTATTTTCACCAAAGTGCGACAAATGCTTTTGGATACTACAGAAATTAAGATAGATATACTTCAAATACAAAAAAAGTTAGAAAATCATGATAAAAATATCGAATTGGTTTTTTCCTATTTGGATGAATTAACTGAGAAAAAAGAAACTGATACGGAAAGAATAAAAATTGGGTACAAAAAATAA
- a CDS encoding glycosyltransferase family 2 protein: MDLVSIIIPTYNCEKFIGEAIESVQNQTYRNWEIILVDDASTDNTFAIITQFSENDNRIKINQLDKNSGNGFARNVALHNASGRYIAFLDADDLWSSLKLEKQIGFLKTHQLPFTFSFYDCIDEEGNNLNRRVEAPLNLNYNQLFYCNYVGNLTAIYDTDFFGKIKIEATQKRQDWRLWLTILKQVKTTKPIPESLAFYRIRKDSMSSSKFKLIRHNFCVYREFHGYNLVFSILLMTRFLFTQLAVKPRYIKSK; encoded by the coding sequence ATGGATTTAGTTTCTATTATAATTCCGACCTATAATTGTGAAAAATTCATTGGTGAAGCAATTGAGTCTGTGCAGAATCAGACTTATCGGAATTGGGAAATTATTTTGGTTGATGATGCTTCGACTGATAATACATTTGCTATTATTACACAGTTTTCTGAAAACGATAATCGTATAAAAATTAATCAATTAGATAAAAATTCAGGCAATGGTTTTGCTAGAAATGTGGCTTTGCATAATGCAAGTGGAAGATACATAGCATTTCTTGACGCTGATGATTTATGGAGTTCTTTAAAATTAGAAAAGCAAATAGGATTTCTTAAAACACATCAATTACCCTTTACCTTTAGTTTTTATGATTGTATAGACGAAGAAGGAAATAACCTTAATAGAAGGGTAGAAGCACCATTAAATTTAAACTACAATCAACTATTTTATTGTAATTATGTGGGTAATTTAACTGCAATCTACGATACAGATTTTTTTGGAAAAATTAAAATTGAAGCCACTCAAAAAAGACAAGATTGGCGACTGTGGCTTACGATTTTAAAGCAAGTCAAAACAACAAAACCTATTCCTGAATCTTTAGCCTTCTATAGAATTAGAAAAGATTCTATGTCATCGTCAAAATTTAAATTAATTAGGCACAACTTCTGTGTTTACAGAGAATTTCATGGTTATAATCTTGTGTTTTCTATTTTATTGATGACTCGATTTTTATTTACACAATTGGCTGTTAAACCTCGTTATATAAAATCCAAATAA
- a CDS encoding exopolysaccharide biosynthesis polyprenyl glycosylphosphotransferase, protein MRTKTGRYSGYIRPFSYLIDLIIINVFAVYIIDFPVNNILFPIILSFSWVYIAAYLGFYEVYRYTKVIAILNCALKQYILFSLVVFALVFFYSKRISLPAIIIFNSLSFLVILTIKFSIYFFLKRFRVLYGGNSRRVVLLGNSESVAPLYNFFTDNLDYGYKLIHVFDIDSDKECQIDQMLDFVLLNKIDEMYCSMVDLSQQQMSDLIHFADNNLKTIKFIPDDKQVFFRNFMFEYYDYIPVLKLRNIRLDENFNKVVKRVFDIIFSTMVIVGILSWLTPIIGILIKSETKGPIFFKQKRNGLNNKVFYCYKFRSMRLNDEAHLNLASKNDERITKIGKFIRKTSIDELPQFFNVLMGNMSVVGPRPHMLSVTEVYALKINKFMVRHFVKPGITGLAQTSGFRGEVESDKDIINRVKYDIFYMENWSILLDIKIIFDTISNTLKGDEKAY, encoded by the coding sequence ATGCGAACAAAAACAGGAAGATATTCAGGATATATTCGGCCTTTCTCCTATTTGATAGATTTAATTATCATCAATGTATTTGCGGTTTATATAATTGATTTTCCTGTTAACAATATACTATTTCCTATAATACTGAGTTTTTCTTGGGTGTATATTGCTGCATATTTAGGCTTTTATGAGGTATATCGATATACCAAAGTAATAGCTATTTTAAACTGTGCGCTTAAGCAATATATATTATTTAGTTTAGTCGTTTTTGCATTGGTTTTTTTCTATTCAAAAAGGATAAGTTTACCGGCAATAATTATATTTAATAGTTTATCATTTTTGGTGATATTAACGATTAAATTTTCTATTTATTTTTTCTTAAAAAGATTTAGAGTACTATATGGAGGCAACTCTAGAAGAGTAGTTTTATTAGGGAATAGTGAGAGTGTTGCTCCACTATATAATTTTTTTACTGATAATTTAGATTATGGTTATAAGCTGATACATGTATTTGATATCGACAGTGATAAAGAATGTCAAATCGATCAAATGCTAGATTTTGTTTTACTAAATAAAATTGACGAAATGTATTGCTCTATGGTTGATTTATCACAACAGCAAATGAGTGATCTTATTCATTTTGCTGATAATAATTTGAAGACTATAAAATTTATTCCTGACGATAAACAAGTGTTTTTTAGAAATTTTATGTTCGAATATTATGATTATATTCCAGTTCTTAAGTTAAGAAATATTCGTTTAGATGAAAATTTTAATAAAGTTGTCAAACGTGTTTTTGATATAATTTTCTCTACGATGGTCATAGTTGGAATACTTTCATGGCTAACACCAATCATAGGGATTTTGATAAAATCGGAAACAAAAGGGCCTATTTTTTTCAAACAAAAGAGAAACGGATTGAATAATAAAGTGTTCTATTGTTATAAGTTTCGCTCCATGAGACTAAATGATGAAGCACATTTAAATTTGGCTTCCAAAAACGATGAAAGAATCACTAAAATTGGTAAGTTTATCCGTAAGACCAGTATTGATGAATTACCTCAGTTTTTCAACGTTTTAATGGGGAATATGTCGGTTGTTGGACCTAGACCTCATATGTTAAGCGTAACAGAGGTTTATGCGCTTAAAATTAACAAATTTATGGTACGGCATTTTGTTAAACCTGGTATTACAGGATTAGCACAAACGAGTGGTTTTCGTGGTGAAGTAGAATCCGATAAAGATATTATTAACCGAGTTAAATATGATATTTTTTATATGGAAAACTGGTCTATTTTACTAGATATAAAAATCATTTTTGATACAATCAGTAATACGCTAAAAGGCGACGAAAAAGCATATTAA
- a CDS encoding UDP-glucuronic acid decarboxylase family protein: MKRILITGAAGFLGSHLCDRFIKEGYYVIGMDNLITGDLKNLEHLFKLENFEFYHHDITKFVHVPGELDYILHFASPASPIDYLKIPIQTLKVGSLGTHNLLGLARVKQARILIASTSEVYGDPLVHPQTEEYYGNVNTIGPRGVYDEAKRFQESITMAYHTFHGVETRIVRIFNTYGPRMRLNDGRVIPAFIGQALRGEDLTIFGDGMQTRSFCYVDDQVEGIFRLLHSDYVYPVNIGNPDEITIKDFAEEIIKLTGTNQKVVYHPLPINDPLQRQPDTTKAKELLGWEAKVNRAEGMKITYDYFKSLSKEELSKEEHKDFSNYIR; this comes from the coding sequence ATGAAAAGAATACTTATTACAGGAGCCGCAGGATTTTTAGGATCACATCTTTGTGACCGTTTTATAAAGGAAGGTTACTATGTTATAGGAATGGATAATCTGATTACAGGAGATCTAAAAAATTTAGAACATTTATTTAAACTAGAGAATTTTGAGTTTTATCATCATGATATCACCAAGTTTGTGCATGTTCCAGGAGAATTAGATTATATTTTGCATTTTGCTTCACCAGCAAGTCCAATTGATTATTTAAAAATTCCGATTCAAACATTAAAAGTTGGATCATTGGGGACTCATAATTTATTAGGTTTAGCACGCGTAAAACAAGCAAGAATTCTAATAGCTTCAACATCTGAAGTTTATGGCGATCCTTTGGTACACCCACAAACAGAAGAATATTATGGAAATGTAAATACTATTGGACCACGTGGAGTTTATGATGAAGCAAAACGTTTTCAAGAATCTATAACAATGGCATATCATACTTTTCACGGTGTAGAAACTAGAATAGTACGTATTTTTAATACATATGGTCCGAGAATGCGATTGAATGATGGTCGTGTAATTCCTGCTTTTATAGGTCAGGCACTTCGAGGAGAGGATTTAACTATTTTTGGAGATGGAATGCAAACCCGCTCATTTTGTTACGTTGATGACCAAGTAGAAGGAATCTTCAGATTGTTGCATTCAGATTATGTTTATCCTGTTAATATTGGTAATCCAGATGAAATTACTATTAAAGATTTTGCTGAAGAAATTATAAAACTTACAGGAACAAATCAAAAAGTAGTTTATCATCCATTACCGATTAATGATCCATTACAGCGCCAACCAGACACTACAAAAGCAAAAGAATTGCTTGGCTGGGAAGCAAAAGTTAATCGTGCAGAAGGAATGAAAATAACGTACGATTATTTTAAGTCTCTTTCTAAAGAGGAGCTCTCGAAAGAAGAACATAAAGATTTTTCTAATTATATAAGGTAG
- a CDS encoding DUF6909 family protein, with amino-acid sequence MKESKNISRSRAQESSAAIEKMYITMRHLFNRGFYKPMGISGDTLREALLALRPEIYGNIADEKVELNGLLYVIERLPIGIEECRYINLTSDEGYSKSHFQAIVPPKRRRNCYRIDEEQMNVEITRGRSDIYDILTHLTFIFIESHKIRNRVLLDDGGEVSRDWLKLELAVMQTKKLPLIEKEKAISHVANILGRTFEEVLNIYDAFGSDAEPDRFLHVIYWLGKLAIEEVVENNKRTITFSPILRERLGHHIHGEIWATNIKEVLKANSLLDRPIHVISANMHSVMNSIFATPLLKTKFKDKSDFFIYEELSKSGATIRKDVEALALKNGMISLPDASGTNIDVQIFDTAKIDWAKTAFPKADLDAKKPVIIVMDYAFGEQAYETIDELLKPFKKETLLNVKSVSIMGKAGILEGGKGDIMIPTAHINEGTADNYYFENELTGAMFEGNDIAVFEGAMVTVLGTSLQNRDLLKFFHESTWGVIGLEMEGSYYQKAIQSASKIRKSVPHDIKVRYAYYASDNPLETGSTLASGGLGTTGVKPTYLITIKILEQIFNVK; translated from the coding sequence ATGAAAGAATCAAAAAACATTTCGAGATCAAGAGCACAAGAATCATCAGCAGCTATTGAAAAAATGTACATTACAATGCGCCACTTGTTTAACAGAGGTTTTTATAAACCAATGGGAATTTCGGGCGATACATTACGTGAAGCTTTATTAGCTTTACGACCAGAGATTTACGGTAATATTGCCGATGAGAAAGTAGAACTTAACGGACTTTTATATGTTATAGAAAGACTTCCGATAGGAATTGAAGAATGCCGTTATATAAATCTTACTTCAGACGAAGGCTATTCTAAATCACATTTTCAAGCAATTGTTCCTCCAAAAAGAAGAAGAAATTGTTACAGAATAGATGAGGAACAAATGAATGTTGAAATTACACGAGGACGTTCAGATATCTATGATATTTTGACTCACTTGACTTTTATTTTCATCGAATCTCACAAAATTAGAAACAGAGTTTTATTAGATGATGGAGGCGAAGTTTCGCGTGATTGGTTAAAATTGGAGTTAGCAGTAATGCAAACAAAAAAATTACCACTTATAGAGAAAGAAAAGGCAATTTCACATGTTGCAAACATCTTAGGAAGAACATTTGAAGAAGTTCTTAATATTTATGATGCTTTCGGTTCAGATGCCGAACCAGACAGATTTTTACATGTTATTTATTGGTTAGGTAAACTAGCAATTGAAGAAGTTGTTGAAAATAATAAACGTACAATTACATTTAGTCCTATTTTACGAGAGCGTTTAGGACATCATATTCATGGAGAAATTTGGGCAACGAATATCAAGGAGGTTTTAAAGGCAAATTCGCTTTTAGATCGCCCTATTCACGTAATAAGTGCTAATATGCACAGTGTGATGAATTCTATCTTTGCAACACCTTTGTTGAAAACTAAGTTCAAAGACAAATCTGATTTCTTTATTTATGAAGAGTTAAGTAAATCAGGAGCAACAATACGTAAAGACGTTGAAGCACTTGCATTGAAAAACGGAATGATATCGTTACCAGATGCTTCAGGTACCAACATTGATGTTCAAATTTTTGATACAGCTAAGATTGATTGGGCTAAAACGGCATTTCCTAAGGCTGATTTAGACGCAAAGAAACCCGTAATTATTGTTATGGATTATGCGTTTGGTGAGCAAGCTTATGAAACCATCGATGAGTTACTAAAACCATTCAAAAAAGAAACACTGCTTAACGTAAAATCGGTTTCGATTATGGGTAAAGCGGGAATTCTTGAAGGAGGTAAAGGAGATATCATGATTCCAACAGCTCATATAAATGAAGGAACTGCTGATAATTACTATTTCGAAAATGAATTAACAGGAGCAATGTTTGAAGGTAATGATATTGCAGTTTTTGAAGGAGCAATGGTTACCGTATTAGGAACTTCATTACAGAACCGTGATCTATTAAAATTCTTCCATGAATCTACTTGGGGAGTTATTGGGCTTGAAATGGAAGGCTCTTATTACCAAAAAGCAATTCAATCGGCTTCAAAAATTAGAAAAAGTGTACCGCATGATATAAAAGTAAGATACGCTTATTACGCCTCAGATAACCCTTTAGAAACAGGAAGTACATTAGCTTCAGGTGGATTAGGAACAACAGGGGTAAAGCCAACTTATTTGATTACAATTAAAATTCTAGAACAGATTTTTAATGTAAAATAA
- a CDS encoding GH3 auxin-responsive promoter family protein, translating into MSIKSVAAKIFASKIYNKTQSWAKKPVETQQKVFKNLIKAAKHTEFGKDHHFDRIKTFEDFKKQVPVRDYEDLKSYIAKVQLGESDILWKGKPLYFAKTSGTTSGAKYIPLTKESMPYHIEASRNAILHYIHETGKTDFVDGKMIFLQGSPELVEKNGIKLGRLSGIAAHFVPKYLQKNRMPSWETNCIEDWETKINAIVDETIDKNMTIISGIPSWVQMYFERLEERSGKKVGDLFKNFNLFIYGGVNYEPYRAKFENLIGRKVDSIELFPASEGFFAYQDSQKEKGMLLLLNSGIFYEFIKTEEFFNDNPQRLTIGEVELGVNYVLIISTNAGLWGYNIGDTVKFTSLYPHRVIVSGRIKHYISAFGEHVIGNEVENAMKAAMENTDVRINEFTVAPQINPTEGLPYHEWLIEFENEPENIVTFAEAIDNAMRKQNIYYDDLITGNILQKVVITKVAKNGFQDYMKSQGKLGGQNKIPRLSNNRDIADALKKQ; encoded by the coding sequence ATGTCAATAAAATCAGTCGCTGCAAAAATATTTGCAAGCAAAATTTATAATAAAACGCAGTCTTGGGCCAAAAAACCTGTTGAAACTCAACAGAAAGTTTTTAAGAATTTAATAAAAGCTGCAAAACATACTGAGTTTGGAAAAGACCATCATTTTGATAGAATAAAAACGTTTGAAGATTTTAAAAAGCAAGTACCTGTAAGAGATTATGAAGATTTAAAATCTTATATAGCTAAAGTACAATTAGGCGAGAGCGACATCCTTTGGAAAGGAAAACCGCTTTATTTTGCTAAAACATCAGGAACAACGTCTGGAGCAAAATATATTCCGCTTACCAAAGAATCAATGCCGTATCATATTGAAGCTTCTAGAAATGCAATTTTACATTATATACACGAGACTGGAAAAACAGATTTTGTAGATGGTAAAATGATTTTCTTGCAAGGAAGTCCTGAATTGGTCGAAAAAAACGGAATTAAACTTGGAAGATTGTCTGGAATTGCTGCTCATTTTGTACCTAAATATCTTCAAAAGAACCGCATGCCATCTTGGGAAACCAATTGTATTGAGGATTGGGAAACTAAAATTAATGCTATTGTAGATGAAACGATAGACAAGAACATGACTATTATTTCTGGGATTCCGTCTTGGGTACAAATGTATTTTGAAAGATTAGAAGAAAGAAGTGGAAAGAAGGTGGGTGATTTATTCAAAAACTTCAATCTTTTTATTTACGGTGGAGTTAATTATGAACCTTATCGAGCTAAGTTTGAGAATTTAATAGGCAGAAAAGTGGATAGCATTGAGCTGTTTCCTGCTTCGGAAGGTTTCTTTGCTTATCAAGACTCTCAAAAAGAGAAAGGAATGCTTTTGTTATTGAATTCTGGAATTTTTTATGAGTTTATAAAAACAGAGGAGTTTTTTAATGACAATCCACAACGATTAACAATTGGTGAAGTAGAATTAGGTGTGAATTATGTTTTGATTATTTCTACTAACGCTGGACTTTGGGGTTATAACATTGGAGATACGGTAAAGTTTACTTCATTATATCCGCATCGTGTGATTGTTTCAGGTAGGATTAAACATTATATTTCGGCATTTGGAGAGCATGTTATTGGTAATGAGGTCGAAAATGCTATGAAAGCAGCTATGGAAAATACCGACGTTCGAATTAATGAGTTTACCGTAGCGCCACAAATTAATCCAACAGAAGGATTACCTTATCATGAATGGCTTATAGAATTTGAAAATGAACCAGAAAATATAGTAACTTTCGCAGAAGCTATAGATAATGCAATGCGAAAGCAAAACATTTATTACGATGATTTAATTACTGGAAATATTTTACAAAAGGTAGTAATTACTAAAGTTGCCAAAAATGGTTTTCAGGATTATATGAAATCACAAGGAAAATTAGGTGGACAAAATAAAATTCCGCGACTGTCTAATAACAGAGATATTGCAGACGCATTAAAAAAACAATAA
- a CDS encoding peptidase, which produces MTEKRLKRIKFRNRLFVKNRLVILNENTFEEIFSLKLNLMNVFVVATLGAIFLILITTFIIAFTPLREFIPGYSSTELKKNATELALKSDSLTVALKKNEAYIKSIQKVLTGQLEYAKFNKDSIMASVDEKGEEINLAPSKEELQLREEVAKEDKKVNTNSIKKNKSDKKQK; this is translated from the coding sequence ATGACCGAAAAAAGATTAAAACGAATTAAATTCAGAAACAGATTATTTGTCAAAAACAGGTTAGTTATTTTGAATGAGAATACCTTTGAAGAGATTTTTTCTTTAAAGTTAAATCTTATGAATGTTTTTGTAGTTGCAACATTAGGTGCTATTTTTTTGATATTAATTACCACATTTATAATTGCTTTTACACCATTACGCGAGTTTATTCCGGGATATTCATCGACTGAATTGAAAAAAAATGCAACAGAATTGGCTTTAAAATCTGATTCATTAACGGTAGCATTAAAGAAAAATGAAGCTTATATTAAATCCATTCAAAAAGTGCTAACAGGTCAATTAGAATATGCTAAATTTAATAAAGATTCTATTATGGCTAGTGTTGATGAAAAAGGAGAAGAAATAAATTTAGCACCTTCTAAAGAAGAATTACAATTACGCGAAGAAGTGGCTAAAGAAGATAAAAAAGTAAACACTAATTCTATAAAAAAGAATAAAAGTGATAAAAAACAAAAGTAG
- the tatA gene encoding twin-arginine translocase TatA/TatE family subunit encodes MGRLGVTEILVILAVVLLLFGGKKIPELMKGLGSGIKEFKNAAKDNDQPADKKEKEEDKPA; translated from the coding sequence ATGGGAAGATTAGGTGTTACAGAAATCCTTGTTATATTAGCAGTTGTTTTATTACTTTTTGGAGGTAAAAAAATTCCAGAATTAATGAAAGGTTTAGGTAGTGGAATTAAAGAATTCAAAAACGCTGCTAAAGACAATGATCAGCCTGCTGATAAGAAAGAAAAAGAAGAAGATAAACCAGCTTAA